The Hippocampus zosterae strain Florida chromosome 10, ASM2543408v3, whole genome shotgun sequence genome contains the following window.
AGTTTGGAAAGTACAGCAAGCGTCAAGTGAAAAggatgatcaaaaaaaaaaaaactggtctgTGAAATAGCTTTAGGGTGAAAAATAACGCTGGAAAGAAAATGCCCTATGTGGGCAAAGTAACTTGTCTTGAAATATTCAAAAGTGTCATGACTGGGTGTGTGTGAccaccaggtggcactgtagggctgcccctgcagccgcacacctgttggccattATGCTTtaaatccaccctgctcctgtTTCCTGCCGGCTTCTTGGGCTCCACCggcaccttgctacgtgaccgGCGCTCGTcccaaagagagggagcggcaaGTGGGAAGAGCACTGAAAGAAAAGCTGGAAAAAGCATTTGGCTGTGCGGCAAACACGTATGTTGGCAGTGTCACCGTGGGAAAAACCAAGGACCGCGCAAGTCGCTTTTTCCAAAGTGACAACTGCGAAGAGTAGCGTTGCTCAAACGGGGGGACggaaaaactgaagaaaagtaGAAAAAGTCCAAGATGACTCCGCTTGATCGcgacacacaaaacacatttggtGGTCaggaggtttttcttttttttaatttttaaacaatGTTGTTGTGGCGCCACCTGCCGGCAGCGACGGGAACTTCACATGGCGGCCGGGCCTTTTCCGCCGACGTCCTTTTGGGGAGCTTCGGTCCCGCCGGCAACGGCCGAGCTTTACGAGTACATGGTCAGCTGAAGCCACTGCACACGCAAAAGCGTTCAAAGACGTCAGACGCGGACGCGCGCGGGAGGGCGCCGGCGCATGCGCTGAGGTTTTACCTCTTTGATGTCCAGGTTAATGGAACCACTATTTCCTTTGTCCAGAGTCTTGAAGGCTCCTGAGTGTGCAacagagtgagtgagtgagtgcgtgcgtgGGAAAGAGCCTGCGTGCAGGCGCGCCTGCTTAAAAACTCACTGCACATGGCGTCCAGTCGCACCAGGCAGCCGACAAAGTTGTCAAAGTCCATGTCGCCGTGCTCGTCGCTGTAGCGCCGGATGATCATCTTGTACAGCTGGTCGTTCAGAGGGAAGCCTGCGCGGGCACATGGTGTCAGCGGACGGCGTCAGTGGACGGCGTCGGCGGACGGTGCCGGCACCTCTCGTACGCACCTGCCGCCTTGAAGGCCTGCGACAGCTCTTTGCTGCAGATGACTCCCGATTTGTCCTTGTCGTGAGACACGTAGATGCCCTGGCCAAAGGCAAAGCGCACTTCAAAAAGCGGCACGCGGGTGTCACGCTTAACGCATCTGCAGAGGCCCGTTGCGCCTCTGCAGATGCGGGCCGACAGAATGCTCGGGGAAACGGAGGTGGCGTCGACGCGGCGCAAGAGCGATGCTCATTTCGTTCGCCCATCCGTGGCGTTTGCTGTTATTAGAGCGGATGTTAGCGTAAAGCTAGCAGCCAGAGCCTTTGCTCCATTTGGCGACGTTTCCAAGTACAACGTGCAACCGTCGTACGTTAGTGTCAACTCGAAGCGGGAGTGACGACGCGCGGCCAAGGTCACGACCTTTCCGATCAACTCACCTGCCATTTCTTGATGTTGTTCCACATATATTTGAACTCGTGGAAGCCCAGCTTGCCCGTGCTGTCGCTCTGCAAGCGCCGGCGTCAAGGGCAAAGGCCGCGCTCGCCACATTgggggcttttgtttttgtccacgattcctcctcccaccctcaCCAAGCGCGAGtctcacgcgcgcacacaaaaggATACGTCCATGACCGCCACCATGCTTCTGCACGACTCGATGCTGAAACCGTCCGTCTTCAAGTTGCCGTCTGACACAAAACATTAGCCTAGCGTGAAGTCGCTATCAACAATTAGCGTGCGCTCAACGCAGCCACTTGTACGCATTAACTTAgcatacacgtgtgtgtgtgtgtgtgtgtgttatactcACGCTTGGTGAGAACTTGGTTGAGGATGTGCATCAATTCTTTGGGGTTCACCTCCATGTCCTGAATGTGAACAGAGACGCACACGTGATTGGCGAGATTTTTTAGGTTCCCACATATGCCAAAACACGACTCACCCTCAGAGTAACACAGTACGTACACAAATGCATCAAGTCAAGTGatccaacacacacgcacacacacaaaaccatatgtgcataaacacacacacacacagttactcTTCAAGCATGTGCcagacatgcgcacacacacacgcgcgcataaAAActaaagtacacacacacacacacacacacatactattACAAAGTGCCACACAAGATGGCatgcacacagagacacaaactACCACATTCaagagatacacacacacacgcccacgcTTGCGTGTTTTCACAAGGGTGCTCCTCATCTGGACGGACACCCGCGCACGCGTCTGACACATGCCGCACGCCCCTTGTGCCACACCCCGCGTCTTTGGCGTTCCAACGTCCACACCCAGTCAAGGTCAAAACAAGCACGGCGCCGCTTCCTGAGGCACGCTGCTGTGTTGGCgcaggggggtggtgggggcggaAAGAACCGTACGGAGCGTCGCACGAGCTTTGTGGGCAGCGCGGCCCGAGTTCCTAAATTCAGGACGCACAAATCCGCCCCGGCTTGCCTTTTGCAGCCTTTCTGATCAAGTTTGCCAGGaggcttttcttctttttttcctagcTTGTCACGTCCAAATGTGAAACTTTGGAACTTTCTTTTTACTCCCCCCTCCCGCCGCAGGCCGCACTGGCTTCAAACCCGCCTCTTTGTGcgcgcgagcgagcgagcgtgaGAAGCAGACAAACCGGCGGAACGTGACAGCGAGCGGGGCAGGGCGCACTTCAGAATGACAGACGGACGCGTGACGGACAAGCAAGCGGCGACACCCAGTTGACACGAAAGCGgcaatatcatcatcatcattcatgcGCAGTTTTTTGGTTTGTACTCTGTACCggggggctggggtgggggtgctcCAGTCAATCTGAAGTGTTTATTTTATGACTTGCTGGGCAAAAATATATGAATGACTTGACAAGTGCTTCCATTTGCATTCTTTTTTAGGAATAGGGCGGGCCCCATCCAGACGCGGCGTGAGGCCGAGCGCTTGACAAACATTTGGATGGAAGGACGATCGTTTCCATGAACGATGACGGCGAGCGGCAAGCTTTGAACCTGGAAAATAGGACAGACCACAGCTACGGCGTCTGATCCGTGACACGCGGCTAAGCTAACGGCTAGCTTAGCTGCACCCTTTTGCTCAGCGCCAGCCTGTCGGCACTGAACTGAGAAAACGAAGGCACACATTTCGTcagcattacaaaaacaaaccccaaaaaggcTCTTTCAGCATCGACGTATTGACAAAGACTccatttttgggtgaaaagtGTACGATGGCAAACAGCAACTTTGGCAACATTTGCAAACGTCAAATGATTTGGAAGAAGAGTGAAGTGGAGGagtgcttttgttttctctttcttgTCCTTCCCGAAGCGAACGGCCGGCAGCCGCGCGCTCGTCACCTGACGCCGGCGCACGTTCGACAAGCAAAGTTGCGTCTGTAACTCACGTCTCCCGCCAACTTCTTGAAGGCTCGGCGAAAGGCTTTCTCCTCATCGTTCTCGTGGGCCTCCTCGAACGCCAGAGGTCTGCGGGGCGGGGGCTGAAACATGCGCACCgccacaaaagactcaatgTTAGCTTGCGCACCCGCGCGCACGCAACCTTCCCGGATGTCGCCGGCAGCTCGAGTTGTCGGCGAGGGTCCCGCGCAGTCTCGGGTACTGGCGAGACGCGGTCAAGCGGTGCTTTGAGATACGAGTTCCACGGGTGGGGTGAGCACGCTCCTATCTCAAAACCCGCCAACCATCCAACCCTTCAGAAATCGACCCGCACGCATTTACGGCTCCAAAACGCGCACGTCTTTTGTCTCGACCGACAAACTAACGGTTTATTTTCACTGCTACGAGCGCCGCGCATTTCACATTGGGGATGAAATGCGAAAAGACAAAGTTCAAGGAAATACTTTGCGGCCCGCCTGGCGCGGCCCCGAGGGGATGCGCACGCTTACCGGTTCCGACGGGATGAACATGGCCGGATCGATGTTGCTGCGGGAGCCGAGGGGAAGAAGGCGGCCGTTAGCGTCGCTGGCGGAACAACGGCGGCCAAGGAGGCCGCCGAACCGGTTCCGCCGGATTCTCACCTGACCACATTCAGGATCCCACCGATGAAGTGCTTCGTGAAGTTCATCATCTGAAAGAcagaaaagacaacaacatCGACTCGCTGGGAAGGAGGATTCGGCGACGACTCAATTCATCTCCGGACTCCCCGTAGTGTTTTGTTTGGTGCGCTCGCAAACGCGCTTCCTTCCAGCGGTCTTTGTGATCCACATAGTCGTCGATTCATCGATGGATGGACGCGTCTCTCATTTCATTGCGCGCTGGCTTTTCTTTTGGCCCAACGTTTGGTTGTTTACACTCTTCCCAATTAGGAAACGAGCCTCTTGCATCGTGAGCGTCCGCAAGCGCCACGATGACCGCAGTTGCGCAATCGTTCATTGGCAATTCATCGGTGTGGGTGTGCGTTCAGAATGAACGTGTCCACCCCAGACTGATGCCCCAGAGCGCAGGTGTTAAagtcaaggccccggggccagatctggcccgccacgccATTTTATGTCAATCAAGCACGTCAAGTTCCACGAAACCTCGCCaaagtctgaccagcaaatttcaaattgtcgttTGTAATCCACactaacagtcattattctttcttctgattttaaaagcggttattcatcaatttgcgGTGCGCCGCGAAGGTAAAATGTGGAGCGGCTCAAACGTTTATAcgctttcccaaaattcatagcggccctccaagggaaaccggaacaacaaaaacgagtttgacagcCCTGCCTGCCCCGGGGCATAGCAGAGCATCTCGAATAATATCCCGAAGTCCACCGAAGAGCGGTGACGAAGATCAAGTCATCGGCGTCATTGGACATTTGCATTTGATCCGCCGCTTCCGTCTTCACTTGATGCTGACCGGAATTTTCCACAGGTGGAGACGGGAAGAAGACGACCGGCCACGGTGTCGAGTTCTACTAACGCGCACTTGAACCCGAACGCACGCGCGTGAAGGGAAAACAAAGGTGGAAACCTTGGACGTGCCGCGCGTGTCTTTGTTGCTTACGGTGCCGAGCGGAGGAGAGCGGCAGCAGAGGCGACACAAGATCCAAAGCGTCTCGAAAATAACCAAACCAGTTCTCAAGGAGACACCCAAGTTGCTTttcagtgcatcgtcaacacgCCCAGAGGCGCGCGCACGAGACAAGGTGCGGTCCCCGCGTTCCCAGGTCCTAGCGCACGACCCATTTGTCCGACCGCGTCTTCACCGCGTGGCAGACCGGGCGGGAGATTGGCTTCCAAAGTCGCCTGTGCGAATGAGGGTACAACcgggaaacccccccccccccgcaaaaaaacaaacaaacaatagaaAACCCCACTCCTACTCTCGTCGTGTACGCGCGCCGACCCAGGCGGATGGCGCGGCCTGTGTGTTAGCGCCCTCTGGTGGGCAAGATCCGCTCTTCAATCACTGCTACTCACCCGCTTGGAAGCGTTCGGGACAAGTGCGCCAGCATGATTTCagtgtgactgtttttgtgctctttaCTGTCTTCTTGAAGAATTGGTTGTTTTTATCCTTTGTTATTGTCCGACTTCTTTTTTGCTCCACGCAGAGCGGTGCTCGATGAATACAGCCGAGTTGAGATGGGACTTGTTTATATTTCTAAACGTGagaaataatttgaaaacaGAATCTAATTCTTCGCTTTTTCGCGATTAGATTCCACGTGTTCTGAGTTCGTAAACcaaatttgggaaaaaaatacaatctcgAGTGGCGAGGGCGAGTGACGTAATATTGTCTTTCGATGACGTTTACGGAACCAGGAAGTGGCGGTCTCCAACGAGTCGGGCCACTTTTCCAGCTCGTTCCTGTGATGGTGGTCTCTGCGGGTCTCGAGCGGACTCGGTCGACGCTGTG
Protein-coding sequences here:
- the capns1b gene encoding calpain small subunit 1b, producing the protein MMNFTKHFIGGILNVVSNIDPAMFIPSEPPPPRRPLAFEEAHENDEEKAFRRAFKKLAGDDMEVNPKELMHILNQVLTKHGNLKTDGFSIESCRSMVAVMDSDSTGKLGFHEFKYMWNNIKKWQGIYVSHDKDKSGVICSKELSQAFKAAGFPLNDQLYKMIIRRYSDEHGDMDFDNFVGCLVRLDAMCRAFKTLDKGNSGSINLDIKEWLQLTMYS